Proteins from one Microbacterium proteolyticum genomic window:
- the gltB gene encoding glutamate synthase large subunit — translation MASSSRSGAVGGAFPARQGMYDPAFEKDACGLAMVATLRGEPGHDIIDLALTALRNLEHRGAIGSDAGTGDGAGILTQMPDAFLRAVVDFHLPPVGEYAAGLVFLPLGHEEREAQKAGIEKLAAAENLTVLGWREVPTEPENLGKLAFEARPAFEQLFVSHPAIGDQAALSGIELDRRVYRLRKRARHELDAYFVSLSSRTLGYKGMVTTLQLEPFYPDLQDERFASELAVVHSRYSTNTFPSWPLAQPLRMLAHNGEINTVKGNRNWMRARQSQLESELIGDVRPLLPICTDGASDSASFDEVLELLTLTGRSLPHAIMMMVPEAYEKQATIDPDLRAFYDYHSMQMEPWDGPAALIFTDGTLVGATLDRNGLRPGRWTETTDGLVVIGSETGVLDFAPERIKRRGRLRPGRMFLVDTAERRIVEDEEIKQQLATLEPWQEWLDAGRVRLSELPEREHIVHPIASITRRQRTFGYTEEEVRLLLTPMGQNGTEPLGAMGSDAPVAVLSDRPRLLFDYFTQQFAQVTNPPLDSIREEVVTSLSLGLGPERNLLDWGPEHTRTVTLDFPVIDNDELAKIQHIDTALPGRSSVTIRGLYRVEAGHKGMQKRIAQMCSEVDHAIEDGAEFIVLSDRDSNKDLAPIPSLLMLAAVHHHLIRKETRMKVGLVVEAGDVREVHHIATLIGYGASAVNPYLAMETVEYLVRAGFITGVTPEKAVKNLIYALGKGVLKIMSKMGISTVSSYAGAQVFEAVGLSREFVDAYFTGTETKLGGVGLDVIAAENAARHEYAYPEDAAARAHERLWTGGEYQWRRDGAPHLFNPDTVFRLQHATRERRYDIFREYTQLIDDQAHELKTLRGLFSLRTGQRPPVPIDEVESVSSIVKRFSTGAMSYGSISQEAHETLAIAMNRIGGKSNTGEGGEDVDRLLDPERRSAIKQVASGRFGVTSLYLTEADDIQIKLAQGAKPGEGGQLPPTKVYPWVARTRHATAGVGLISPPPHHDIYSIEDLKQLIFDLKRANPSARIHAKLVSQSGIGAVAAGVAKALSDVILVSGQDGGTGASPMNSLKHAGTPWELGLAETQQTLMLNGMRDRVVVQVDGQMKTGRDVIIGALLGAEEFGFATAPLVVSGCIMMRVCHLDTCPVGVATQNPVLRQRFNGKAEYVVNFMEFIAQEVREYLSALGYRSIDEIVGRTELLDVNGAVEHWKARGLNLAPILEGPHFAEDEPRRHGRNQNHELEEHFDVQLIERAQDVVAHGGRITIELPVRNTARAVGTMLGHHVTKAHGEHGLPDGAIDVRLTGSAGQSFGAFMPSGITLRLEGDSNDYVGKGLSGGKIVVRPPRGSTFDASENVIAGNVIGYGATQGQMFLNGVVGERFLVRNSGATAVVEGVGDHALEYMTGGLAVILGATGRNLGAGMSGGQAYVYKLDTDLVNREAVASGELELGPLGSGDAEILRDLLEKHVAETDSTLARRLLADFDAEVENFVRVLPRDYAAVLQTRQEAVAEGLDPDGDVVWTRILEVTGG, via the coding sequence ATGGCTTCGAGCTCCCGTTCCGGCGCCGTCGGCGGCGCTTTCCCCGCCCGGCAGGGCATGTACGACCCGGCATTCGAGAAGGACGCCTGCGGCCTCGCGATGGTCGCCACCCTTCGCGGCGAGCCCGGGCACGACATCATCGACCTGGCGCTGACGGCGCTGCGCAACCTCGAGCACCGCGGTGCCATCGGATCGGATGCCGGTACCGGCGACGGCGCGGGCATCCTGACGCAGATGCCCGACGCGTTCCTGCGCGCGGTCGTCGACTTCCACCTGCCGCCGGTGGGGGAGTACGCCGCGGGTCTCGTCTTCCTGCCGCTCGGTCACGAGGAGCGGGAGGCGCAGAAGGCCGGCATCGAGAAGCTCGCCGCGGCCGAGAACCTGACGGTGCTCGGCTGGCGCGAAGTTCCCACCGAGCCCGAGAACCTCGGCAAGCTCGCCTTCGAGGCGCGCCCCGCGTTCGAGCAGCTGTTCGTGTCGCACCCGGCGATCGGCGATCAGGCCGCGCTGTCGGGCATCGAGCTCGACCGCCGCGTCTACCGACTGCGCAAGCGCGCGCGTCACGAGCTCGACGCGTACTTCGTGTCGCTGTCCAGCCGCACGCTCGGGTACAAGGGCATGGTCACGACGCTGCAGCTCGAGCCGTTCTACCCCGACCTGCAGGACGAGCGCTTCGCCTCCGAGCTCGCCGTCGTGCACTCCCGCTATTCGACGAACACGTTCCCGTCGTGGCCGCTGGCGCAGCCGCTGCGCATGCTGGCGCACAACGGCGAGATCAACACGGTCAAGGGCAACCGCAACTGGATGCGCGCGCGGCAGTCGCAGCTGGAGTCCGAGCTGATCGGCGACGTGCGCCCGCTGCTCCCCATCTGCACCGACGGCGCGAGCGACTCGGCATCCTTCGACGAGGTTCTCGAGCTCCTGACGCTCACCGGGCGCAGCCTCCCGCACGCGATCATGATGATGGTGCCCGAGGCGTACGAGAAGCAGGCCACGATCGACCCCGATCTGCGCGCCTTCTACGACTACCACTCGATGCAGATGGAGCCGTGGGACGGTCCGGCCGCGCTCATCTTCACCGACGGCACGCTCGTCGGTGCGACGCTCGACCGCAACGGCCTCCGCCCCGGCCGCTGGACCGAGACGACCGACGGCCTCGTGGTCATCGGTTCCGAGACCGGCGTGCTCGACTTCGCGCCCGAGCGGATCAAGCGCCGCGGCCGCTTGCGGCCCGGTCGCATGTTCCTCGTCGACACGGCGGAACGCCGCATCGTCGAGGACGAGGAGATCAAGCAGCAGCTCGCGACGCTCGAGCCGTGGCAGGAGTGGCTGGATGCCGGCCGCGTGCGCCTGTCGGAGCTCCCGGAGCGCGAGCACATCGTGCACCCCATCGCCTCGATCACGCGTCGTCAGCGCACCTTCGGTTACACCGAGGAAGAGGTGCGCCTGCTGCTGACCCCCATGGGTCAGAACGGCACCGAGCCGCTCGGCGCGATGGGTAGCGATGCCCCCGTCGCGGTGCTCAGCGACCGTCCGCGGCTGCTGTTCGACTACTTCACGCAGCAGTTCGCGCAGGTCACGAACCCGCCGCTGGACTCGATCCGCGAAGAAGTGGTCACGTCGCTGTCGCTGGGTCTCGGACCCGAGCGGAACCTCCTCGACTGGGGTCCGGAGCACACCCGGACCGTGACGCTCGACTTCCCCGTGATCGACAACGACGAACTCGCCAAGATCCAGCACATCGACACCGCCCTGCCGGGGCGTTCGTCGGTGACGATCCGCGGCCTGTACCGCGTCGAGGCCGGCCACAAGGGCATGCAGAAGCGCATCGCGCAGATGTGCTCCGAGGTCGACCACGCGATCGAGGACGGCGCCGAGTTCATCGTGCTCAGCGACCGCGACTCGAACAAGGACCTCGCGCCGATCCCGTCGCTGCTCATGCTCGCCGCGGTCCACCACCACCTCATCCGCAAGGAGACCCGCATGAAGGTCGGTCTCGTGGTCGAGGCCGGTGACGTGCGCGAGGTGCACCACATCGCGACCCTGATCGGGTACGGCGCCTCGGCGGTGAACCCGTACCTGGCCATGGAGACCGTCGAGTACCTCGTGCGCGCCGGTTTCATCACGGGCGTCACGCCCGAGAAGGCCGTCAAGAACCTGATCTACGCGCTCGGCAAGGGCGTGCTGAAGATCATGTCCAAGATGGGCATCTCGACCGTGTCGTCGTACGCGGGCGCCCAGGTGTTCGAGGCCGTCGGCCTCTCGCGCGAATTCGTGGATGCCTACTTCACCGGCACCGAGACCAAGCTCGGCGGCGTGGGACTCGACGTCATCGCGGCCGAGAACGCCGCGCGCCACGAGTACGCCTACCCCGAGGATGCCGCAGCCCGCGCCCACGAACGTCTGTGGACCGGCGGTGAGTACCAGTGGCGCCGCGACGGGGCACCCCACCTGTTCAACCCGGACACGGTGTTCCGTCTGCAGCACGCCACGCGCGAGCGCCGGTACGACATCTTCCGCGAGTACACCCAGCTCATCGACGACCAGGCCCACGAGCTCAAGACCCTGCGCGGCCTGTTCTCGCTGCGCACCGGCCAGCGGCCGCCCGTGCCGATCGACGAGGTCGAGTCGGTGTCGTCGATCGTGAAGCGTTTCTCCACGGGAGCGATGAGCTACGGCTCGATCTCCCAGGAGGCGCACGAGACCCTCGCCATCGCGATGAACCGCATCGGCGGCAAGTCGAACACCGGCGAGGGCGGCGAAGACGTCGACCGTCTGCTCGACCCCGAGCGTCGCAGCGCCATCAAGCAGGTGGCATCCGGTCGATTCGGTGTCACGAGCCTGTACCTCACCGAGGCGGACGACATCCAGATCAAGCTCGCCCAGGGCGCCAAGCCCGGCGAGGGCGGTCAGCTGCCGCCGACCAAGGTGTACCCGTGGGTCGCGCGCACCCGGCACGCGACGGCCGGCGTCGGACTCATCTCCCCGCCGCCGCACCACGACATCTACTCGATCGAAGACCTCAAGCAGCTGATCTTCGACCTGAAGCGCGCGAACCCGTCCGCTCGCATCCACGCCAAGCTCGTGAGCCAGTCAGGGATCGGCGCGGTCGCGGCCGGTGTGGCCAAGGCGTTGAGCGACGTCATCCTCGTCTCCGGACAGGACGGCGGCACGGGCGCGAGCCCGATGAACTCGCTCAAGCACGCGGGCACGCCGTGGGAGCTGGGCCTGGCCGAGACGCAGCAGACGCTCATGCTCAACGGCATGCGCGACCGCGTCGTGGTGCAAGTCGACGGTCAGATGAAGACCGGTCGCGACGTGATCATCGGCGCGCTCCTGGGCGCCGAGGAGTTCGGTTTCGCGACCGCGCCGCTCGTCGTCTCCGGCTGCATCATGATGCGCGTGTGCCACCTCGACACCTGCCCCGTGGGCGTGGCGACGCAGAATCCGGTCCTGCGGCAGCGCTTCAACGGCAAGGCCGAGTACGTCGTGAACTTCATGGAGTTCATCGCGCAGGAGGTGCGCGAATACCTCTCCGCCCTCGGCTACCGCTCGATCGACGAGATCGTCGGCCGCACCGAACTCCTCGACGTCAACGGCGCCGTGGAGCACTGGAAGGCGCGGGGTCTCAACCTCGCCCCGATCCTCGAGGGCCCGCACTTCGCCGAGGACGAGCCGCGTCGCCACGGCCGCAACCAGAACCACGAGCTCGAGGAGCACTTCGACGTGCAGCTCATCGAGCGCGCGCAGGACGTCGTCGCGCACGGCGGTCGGATCACGATCGAGCTGCCGGTGCGCAACACCGCGCGCGCGGTCGGGACGATGCTCGGCCACCACGTCACCAAGGCGCACGGCGAGCACGGGCTTCCGGACGGCGCGATCGACGTCCGCCTGACCGGGTCCGCGGGGCAGTCGTTCGGCGCGTTCATGCCCTCCGGCATCACGCTGCGCCTCGAGGGCGACTCGAACGACTACGTCGGCAAGGGTCTCTCCGGGGGCAAGATCGTCGTGCGTCCGCCGCGCGGCTCGACGTTCGACGCGTCCGAGAACGTCATCGCCGGAAACGTCATCGGATACGGCGCCACGCAGGGACAGATGTTCCTCAACGGCGTCGTGGGGGAGCGGTTCCTCGTCCGCAACTCCGGTGCGACCGCGGTCGTCGAGGGCGTGGGCGACCACGCGCTGGAGTACATGACCGGTGGTCTCGCCGTGATCCTCGGTGCGACCGGCCGCAACCTCGGTGCCGGCATGTCCGGCGGGCAGGCGTACGTCTACAAGCTCGACACCGACCTGGTGAACCGTGAGGCCGTGGCATCCGGTGAGCTCGAACTCGGTCCCCTCGGATCGGGGGATGCCGAGATCCTGCGCGACCTGCTCGAGAAGCACGTCGCCGAGACCGACTCCACGCTGGCCCGTCGTCTGCTCGCGGACTTCGACGCCGAGGTGGAGAACTTCGTCCGGGTGCTGCCGCGCGACTACGCCGCTGTTCTGCAGACCCGCCAGGAGGCTGTCGCCGAGGGGCTCGACCCCGACGGCGACGTCGTCTGGACGCGCATTCTGGAGGTGACGGGTGGCTGA
- the lgt gene encoding prolipoprotein diacylglyceryl transferase, which yields MTFALSSAASGVLASIPSPSISYIDLGPLRIHFYALCIVAGIIVAVFLTNARLTRRGAEKWVVIDICLLAVPIAIVFARIYHVVTHLGFYFGPGSNPWNPFQPGSVWAIWEGGIAIYGALIGGAIGAWLGCKWTGIRFWTFADALAPGLIIAQAMGRFGNWFNQELFGQPTDLPWGLEIAPGNPAIPVGLPEGTLFQPTFLYEVIWNLLGAAVILWVGKRFTLQWGKQFAVYLIWYSAGRIVWESIRIDPSDIILGLRTNVWAAIFGVLLGIAIFIVQTRRHHGLEPSPYQPGRESKAPGAVDSTDPTDFVDVSEPPATNDTVGTSATSSPATK from the coding sequence ATGACGTTCGCCCTCTCGAGCGCCGCCTCCGGCGTGCTCGCCAGCATCCCGAGCCCCTCGATCTCGTACATCGACCTCGGACCCCTGCGCATCCACTTCTATGCCCTGTGCATCGTCGCGGGCATCATCGTGGCGGTGTTCCTCACGAACGCGCGTCTGACGCGTCGCGGGGCCGAGAAGTGGGTCGTCATCGACATCTGCCTGCTGGCGGTCCCGATCGCGATCGTCTTCGCGCGGATCTACCACGTCGTGACCCACTTGGGCTTCTACTTCGGCCCCGGCTCCAACCCCTGGAACCCGTTCCAGCCCGGTTCGGTGTGGGCGATCTGGGAGGGCGGCATCGCCATCTACGGCGCCCTGATCGGCGGCGCCATCGGCGCGTGGCTCGGCTGCAAGTGGACCGGCATCCGGTTCTGGACCTTCGCGGACGCGCTGGCCCCGGGCCTGATCATCGCGCAGGCGATGGGACGCTTCGGCAACTGGTTCAACCAGGAGCTCTTCGGCCAGCCGACCGACCTCCCGTGGGGTCTGGAGATCGCGCCGGGCAACCCCGCAATCCCCGTCGGACTGCCAGAGGGCACGCTTTTCCAGCCGACTTTCCTCTACGAAGTGATCTGGAACCTGCTGGGCGCAGCCGTCATCCTGTGGGTCGGCAAGCGCTTCACGCTCCAGTGGGGCAAGCAGTTCGCGGTGTACCTCATCTGGTACAGCGCGGGCCGCATCGTCTGGGAATCCATCCGCATCGACCCCAGCGACATCATCCTGGGCCTGCGCACCAACGTCTGGGCCGCGATCTTCGGCGTCCTGCTCGGCATCGCGATCTTCATCGTGCAGACGCGCCGACACCACGGTCTCGAGCCCTCGCCGTACCAGCCGGGGCGCGAGAGCAAGGCTCCCGGGGCTGTAGACTCGACCGACCCCACTGACTTCGTCGACGTGAGCGAGCCGCCCGCGACGAACGACACCGTCGGCACCAGCGCCACAAGCAGCCCCGCCACGAAGTAA
- the trpA gene encoding tryptophan synthase subunit alpha, with translation MTSRVSAAIDAAHAAGRGAFVGYLPAGYPDVATSIEAIIALAESGADVIELGPPYSDPVMDGLVIQEATQTALANGFRMRDLFTIIREVTARTDVPVLVMTYWNLVEQYGVDRYADDLLAAGGAGLITPDITPDAASAWIAVSERTGLDRVFLAAPTSTDERLDMIVEASTGFVYTVSTMGITGERAQLDAAARGLVERLRAHGAAHACVGIGISNAEQVAGVIEYADGAIVGTALVKALRDGGVDALRRLARELSEGTARRA, from the coding sequence GTGACCTCGCGCGTCTCGGCCGCGATCGACGCCGCCCACGCGGCCGGACGCGGCGCCTTCGTCGGATACCTTCCGGCGGGCTACCCGGACGTCGCCACGAGCATCGAGGCGATCATCGCCCTCGCCGAATCCGGTGCGGACGTCATCGAGCTCGGACCGCCCTACAGCGACCCCGTCATGGACGGCCTCGTCATCCAGGAAGCCACCCAGACGGCTCTCGCCAACGGCTTCCGCATGCGCGACCTGTTCACGATCATCCGCGAGGTCACGGCGCGCACCGACGTCCCGGTGCTCGTGATGACGTACTGGAACCTCGTCGAGCAGTACGGCGTCGACCGCTATGCCGACGACCTCCTCGCCGCGGGCGGCGCAGGCCTCATCACCCCCGACATCACTCCCGACGCCGCCTCCGCCTGGATCGCCGTGAGCGAGCGCACCGGACTCGACCGCGTGTTCCTCGCCGCCCCGACCTCGACGGACGAGCGCCTCGACATGATCGTCGAGGCCTCCACGGGGTTCGTGTACACCGTGTCCACGATGGGCATCACGGGGGAGCGGGCGCAGCTGGATGCCGCGGCCCGCGGCCTCGTGGAGCGCCTGCGGGCGCACGGCGCCGCCCACGCGTGCGTGGGGATCGGCATCTCCAACGCCGAGCAGGTCGCCGGCGTGATCGAGTACGCGGACGGAGCGATCGTCGGTACGGCGCTCGTGAAGGCCCTGCGCGACGGCGGCGTCGACGCCCTGCGGCGCCTCGCACGGGAGCTGTCGGAGGGTACGGCGCGGCGCGCTTAG
- the trpB gene encoding tryptophan synthase subunit beta has product MSLRDQKGPFFGDFGGRYMPESLIAAIDELTEVWEAAMADPAFLAELKALLHDYAGRPSVLTEVPRFAEHAGGARVFLKREDLNHTGSHKINNVLGQALLTQRLGKTRVIAETGAGQHGVATATAAALFGLDCVIYMGEVDTERQALNVARMRLLGAEVVPVTTGSRTLKDAINEAYRDWVSTVETTNYIFGTAAGPHPFPAMVRDFQKIIGEETRAEFLERLGRLPDAVFACVGGGSNAIGMFDAFLDDEGVALYGVEAAGDGVDTPKHAASIERGRPGVLHGARTYVLQDEDGQTTESHSISAGLDYPGVGPEHAWLADIGRAQYIPATDDEAMQALRLLSRTEGIIPAIESAHALAGALRIGKELGPDAVIAVNLSGRGDKDMDTAARYFDLYDAEHAPAPEGRPAQTAGAEAVASAPGSPVDVTPAPDAASGAGVEL; this is encoded by the coding sequence GTGAGCCTGCGCGACCAGAAGGGGCCGTTCTTCGGCGACTTCGGCGGACGCTACATGCCCGAATCGCTGATCGCCGCGATCGACGAGCTCACCGAGGTGTGGGAGGCGGCGATGGCCGACCCCGCGTTCCTCGCCGAGCTGAAAGCCCTCCTGCACGACTACGCCGGTCGCCCTTCGGTTCTCACCGAGGTGCCGCGGTTCGCGGAGCACGCGGGCGGCGCGCGCGTCTTCCTCAAGCGCGAAGACCTCAATCACACCGGTTCGCACAAGATCAACAACGTCCTCGGTCAGGCGCTGCTCACCCAGCGCCTGGGCAAGACGCGCGTGATCGCCGAGACCGGCGCCGGCCAGCACGGCGTTGCCACCGCGACCGCCGCGGCGCTGTTCGGTCTCGACTGCGTCATCTACATGGGAGAGGTCGACACCGAGCGTCAGGCGCTCAACGTCGCCCGCATGCGCCTCCTCGGCGCCGAGGTCGTGCCGGTCACGACCGGTTCGCGCACCCTGAAGGACGCGATCAACGAGGCCTACCGCGACTGGGTGTCGACCGTCGAGACGACGAACTACATCTTCGGCACCGCCGCAGGTCCGCACCCGTTCCCCGCGATGGTGCGCGACTTCCAGAAGATCATCGGCGAAGAGACGCGCGCCGAGTTCCTCGAGCGCCTCGGTCGCCTGCCGGACGCCGTGTTCGCGTGCGTCGGCGGCGGATCGAACGCGATCGGCATGTTCGACGCGTTCCTCGACGACGAGGGCGTCGCGCTCTACGGCGTCGAGGCGGCCGGAGACGGCGTCGACACTCCGAAGCACGCGGCCTCGATCGAGCGCGGCCGCCCGGGTGTGCTGCACGGCGCCCGCACGTACGTGCTGCAGGACGAGGACGGCCAGACCACCGAGTCCCACTCGATCTCCGCGGGCCTGGACTACCCGGGCGTCGGTCCGGAGCACGCGTGGCTCGCGGACATCGGTCGCGCGCAGTACATCCCGGCGACCGACGACGAGGCGATGCAGGCCCTGCGCCTGCTTTCGCGCACCGAGGGGATCATCCCGGCGATCGAGTCGGCCCATGCCCTGGCCGGTGCCCTCCGCATCGGCAAGGAGCTGGGTCCGGATGCCGTCATCGCGGTGAACCTCTCCGGTCGCGGCGACAAGGACATGGACACCGCCGCCCGCTACTTCGACCTCTACGACGCCGAGCACGCGCCCGCCCCGGAGGGCCGCCCGGCCCAGACCGCGGGCGCCGAGGCTGTGGCATCCGCTCCCGGTTCGCCGGTGGACGTGACGCCCGCTCCGGACGCCGCCAGCGGTGCGGGGGTTGAGCTGTGA
- the trpC gene encoding indole-3-glycerol phosphate synthase TrpC gives MLADLTAGAVEDAERRAETRPVAEVERDALAQNPARDALAMLAPADRVKIIAEVKRASPSRGDLAAIPDPARQARLYEEGGASAISVLTEGRKFKGSLADLESVRAAVSVPVLRKDFLATPYQVLEARASGADLVLLIVAALDQKTLTELYALTTDLGMTALVETHSADELERAADLGAKLIGVNARNLSTFELDRDLFGSLADRFPADAVKIAESAVLAPADVAHYRAAGADVVLVGEALVTGDPVATLRAFLQETA, from the coding sequence GTGCTGGCCGATCTGACGGCCGGAGCGGTAGAAGACGCCGAACGGCGCGCCGAGACGCGGCCCGTGGCCGAGGTCGAGCGCGACGCCCTCGCGCAGAACCCCGCGCGCGACGCGCTCGCGATGCTCGCCCCGGCCGACCGGGTGAAGATCATCGCCGAGGTCAAGCGCGCGAGCCCGTCGCGCGGCGACCTCGCGGCGATCCCGGATCCCGCACGCCAGGCGCGCCTCTACGAAGAGGGCGGGGCGTCGGCCATCTCGGTGCTGACCGAGGGCCGGAAGTTCAAGGGCAGCCTCGCCGATCTCGAGTCGGTGCGCGCGGCCGTCTCCGTTCCGGTGCTCCGCAAGGACTTCCTCGCGACGCCGTACCAGGTGCTCGAAGCCCGTGCCTCCGGCGCCGATCTCGTGCTGCTCATCGTTGCCGCCCTCGATCAGAAGACCCTGACCGAGCTCTACGCCCTCACGACCGACCTCGGCATGACGGCCCTCGTCGAGACCCACTCGGCGGACGAACTGGAGCGGGCGGCGGACCTCGGCGCGAAGCTCATCGGCGTCAACGCCCGGAACCTGTCGACCTTCGAGCTCGACCGGGACCTCTTCGGTTCGTTGGCGGACCGCTTCCCCGCGGATGCCGTGAAGATCGCCGAGTCGGCCGTCCTCGCGCCCGCCGACGTGGCCCATTACCGCGCCGCCGGCGCCGACGTCGTGCTCGTCGGCGAAGCGCTCGTGACCGGCGATCCCGTCGCGACCCTGCGCGCGTTCCTCCAGGAGACTGCATGA
- a CDS encoding DUF6704 family protein translates to MSNPIGDPGHGHSPAAWTAVIIMLLAITLGTLFFWFDIPVLVWASVGLLLVGAIVGWAMTKAGYGANGAKSNPKAH, encoded by the coding sequence ATGAGCAACCCCATCGGCGATCCCGGCCACGGACACTCGCCCGCCGCCTGGACGGCCGTGATCATCATGCTCCTCGCGATCACGCTGGGCACGCTGTTCTTCTGGTTCGACATCCCGGTCCTCGTGTGGGCCTCGGTGGGTCTGCTCCTGGTGGGCGCCATCGTCGGCTGGGCGATGACCAAGGCCGGCTACGGCGCCAACGGCGCGAAGTCCAACCCGAAGGCCCACTGA
- a CDS encoding Trp biosynthesis-associated membrane protein, with protein MRRARSLSVVGMLLAGAIGVISSTQTWIDVTLADGAQQTLAVPGSDAVPVLTPLSLAALALGASLSIVGPVLRYVLGAIALAIAAAVGVATALVLLTLPVSATAATVTEATGISGADAVADLVASMSLTPWPAVTLLAELILAAAAVFTLVTARNWPGSAGRKYRTAADAPADASRPHDAIDSWDDLSRGDDPTA; from the coding sequence ATGCGCCGAGCGCGCTCGCTGTCCGTCGTCGGGATGCTCCTCGCCGGCGCGATCGGGGTGATCTCGTCGACGCAGACGTGGATCGACGTGACCCTCGCCGACGGCGCGCAGCAGACCCTCGCCGTGCCGGGATCCGACGCGGTGCCGGTACTGACGCCCCTGAGCCTCGCCGCGCTCGCCCTCGGGGCGTCGCTCTCGATCGTCGGTCCGGTGCTGCGCTACGTGCTCGGCGCCATCGCCCTCGCGATCGCGGCTGCCGTCGGCGTCGCGACCGCCCTCGTGCTGTTGACCCTGCCCGTATCGGCGACCGCGGCGACGGTCACCGAGGCGACCGGGATCTCGGGGGCGGATGCCGTCGCCGACCTCGTGGCATCCATGTCGCTCACCCCGTGGCCCGCGGTGACCCTGCTGGCCGAGCTGATCCTGGCCGCTGCGGCGGTGTTCACGCTCGTCACCGCGCGCAACTGGCCCGGAAGCGCCGGCCGAAAGTACCGCACGGCCGCCGACGCCCCCGCGGACGCCTCGCGCCCCCATGACGCCATCGACTCGTGGGACGACCTGTCGCGGGGCGACGACCCGACCGCCTGA
- the hisI gene encoding phosphoribosyl-AMP cyclohydrolase yields MNVEAFERVKYDAQGLVTAVVQQFDSREVLMVGWMDAEALRRTLTTGRVTFWSRSRQEYWRKGDTSGHIQIVKGARLDCDGDTLLIEADQVGAACHTGDHTCFDATDLDPVVGQG; encoded by the coding sequence ATGAACGTCGAGGCGTTCGAGCGCGTGAAGTACGACGCCCAGGGCCTCGTGACCGCGGTCGTGCAGCAGTTCGACTCGCGCGAGGTGCTCATGGTCGGGTGGATGGATGCCGAGGCCCTCCGCCGCACCCTCACCACCGGCCGTGTGACGTTCTGGTCGCGCTCGCGCCAGGAGTACTGGCGCAAGGGCGACACGTCCGGCCACATCCAGATCGTCAAGGGCGCGCGCCTGGACTGCGACGGCGACACGCTCCTCATCGAAGCCGACCAGGTGGGCGCTGCGTGCCACACCGGTGACCACACGTGTTTCGACGCCACCGACCTCGACCCCGTCGTGGGGCAGGGCTGA
- the hisF gene encoding imidazole glycerol phosphate synthase subunit HisF — protein MTLARRIIPCLDVAAGRVVKGVNFLDLRDMGDPVELAKLYFDQGADEITFLDVTATVDERATTYDVVRRTAEQVFIPLTVGGGVRSAEDVARLLSVGADKIGVNSAAIARPALVDEIADRFGAQVIVLSLDVKRAASTPSGFVVTTHGGRTETTLDALEWAREAVERGAGELLVNSIDADGTKQGFDLELVRLMREVAAVPVIASGGAGALEHFAPAVEAGADAVLAASVFHSGQLTVGQVKDAMAAEGIEVRR, from the coding sequence ATGACGCTCGCCCGCCGCATCATCCCCTGCCTCGACGTGGCCGCCGGCCGCGTCGTGAAGGGCGTGAACTTCCTGGACCTCCGCGACATGGGCGACCCCGTCGAGCTCGCGAAGCTCTACTTCGACCAGGGCGCGGACGAGATCACGTTCCTGGATGTCACCGCGACCGTCGACGAGCGCGCCACGACCTACGACGTGGTCCGCCGCACCGCCGAGCAGGTGTTCATCCCGCTCACCGTCGGCGGGGGAGTCCGCTCCGCCGAGGACGTCGCCCGGCTGCTGTCGGTGGGCGCCGACAAGATCGGCGTCAACTCCGCCGCGATCGCCCGGCCCGCGCTCGTCGACGAGATCGCCGACCGTTTCGGCGCGCAGGTCATCGTGCTCTCGCTCGACGTGAAGCGGGCGGCATCCACCCCGTCCGGCTTCGTCGTGACGACGCACGGCGGCCGCACCGAGACCACGCTCGACGCGCTCGAGTGGGCTCGCGAAGCGGTGGAGCGCGGTGCCGGTGAGCTGCTGGTCAATTCGATCGACGCCGACGGCACGAAGCAGGGCTTCGACCTCGAACTCGTGCGCCTCATGCGCGAGGTCGCCGCGGTTCCCGTGATCGCCTCGGGTGGCGCCGGCGCCCTCGAGCACTTCGCCCCGGCCGTCGAGGCCGGAGCCGACGCCGTGCTCGCGGCATCCGTGTTCCACTCCGGCCAGCTCACGGTCGGCCAGGTGAAGGACGCGATGGCGGCCGAAGGGATCGAGGTGCGCCGATGA